One segment of Mycoplasma sp. E35C DNA contains the following:
- the rplE gene encoding 50S ribosomal protein L5: MMNLKTKYKNQIVPLLQKEFALSSVMQVPKIEKIVINMGVGDATKDAKLLELAQAELQAISGQKPVITKAHSSNASFKIRQGQAIGCKVTLRGEKMWNFLEKLINIALPRVRDFRGLSNKAFDSQGNYTLGIKEQIIFPEIIYDNVKKIRGFDVTLVISSNDIKQNYRLLLELGMPLIKAKE; encoded by the coding sequence ATAATGAATTTAAAAACTAAATATAAGAATCAGATCGTTCCATTATTACAAAAAGAATTTGCACTTTCATCAGTAATGCAAGTTCCTAAGATCGAAAAAATCGTAATCAACATGGGTGTTGGTGATGCGACAAAAGATGCAAAACTTTTAGAACTAGCACAAGCTGAATTACAAGCAATTAGTGGTCAAAAACCAGTAATTACCAAAGCTCACTCATCTAACGCTTCATTCAAAATCCGTCAAGGTCAAGCAATTGGTTGTAAAGTAACTCTAAGAGGTGAAAAAATGTGAAACTTCTTAGAAAAACTAATTAACATTGCACTACCTCGTGTAAGAGACTTCAGAGGTCTATCTAACAAAGCTTTTGATAGTCAAGGTAATTACACATTAGGGATTAAAGAACAAATTATCTTCCCTGAAATTATCTATGATAATGTTAAAAAGATTCGTGGTTTTGATGTAACATTGGTAATTTCATCTAACGATATCAAACAAAACTACAGATTATTATTAGAATTAGGGATGCCTTTAATTAAGGCTAAGGAATAA
- a CDS encoding type Z 30S ribosomal protein S14 has translation MAKTSLKVKQARHAKFKVRAYTRCKRCGRPHAVFRKFGICRLCFRHLAYNGSLPGVKKASW, from the coding sequence ATGGCTAAAACATCACTAAAAGTTAAACAAGCACGTCATGCCAAATTTAAGGTAAGAGCATACACTAGATGTAAACGTTGTGGCCGACCACACGCTGTATTTAGAAAGTTCGGTATTTGTCGTTTATGCTTCAGACACCTAGCTTACAACGGAAGCTTACCAGGCGTTAAGAAAGCATCATGGTAG
- the rpsH gene encoding 30S ribosomal protein S8, producing the protein MMHFDPVADIITKINNANRAKIVELQTEASKLKVAILNILLNEGYIRGYEIYDNKEKTKSILKIKLKFDENRISSLNGIKQISKPGLRIYVSADKLPRVLNGLGIAIVSTNEGLMTDKLARAKKIGGEVLAYVW; encoded by the coding sequence ATTATGCATTTTGATCCAGTAGCAGACATCATAACTAAAATTAATAATGCTAACCGAGCAAAGATTGTAGAACTTCAAACAGAAGCTTCAAAATTAAAAGTTGCAATCTTAAACATTCTATTGAATGAAGGTTATATTCGTGGTTATGAAATCTACGATAATAAAGAAAAAACAAAATCAATTTTAAAGATTAAATTAAAATTTGATGAAAACCGCATCAGCTCACTAAATGGAATTAAACAAATTTCTAAACCTGGTTTAAGAATTTATGTTTCAGCTGATAAACTACCAAGAGTATTAAACGGTTTAGGAATTGCCATTGTTTCAACTAACGAAGGTTTAATGACTGATAAATTAGCAAGAGCCAAGAAAATTGGTGGTGAAGTTCTTGCTTATGTTTGATAG
- the rplF gene encoding 50S ribosomal protein L6: MSRIGNRLITVPSNVNINQTKELLTFKGPLGQYDLKLAANCGISVELKDNTIKLSRANELKQTKMLHGTYNALIKNAIIGVTSGFKKELRLVGVGYRAALKGNILNLQLGYSHPIDLEIPKDLKVDVQKNTEITVSGIDKQKVGEFAIQIRKWRMPEPYKGKGVLYLNEQIIRKAGKTAEGKK, encoded by the coding sequence ATGTCAAGAATTGGTAATCGCTTAATTACAGTGCCAAGCAATGTTAATATTAACCAAACTAAAGAACTATTAACATTCAAAGGACCATTAGGTCAATACGACCTGAAGTTAGCTGCTAACTGTGGTATTAGTGTTGAATTAAAAGACAATACCATTAAATTAAGTCGTGCTAACGAATTAAAACAAACAAAAATGTTACACGGTACATACAATGCATTAATTAAAAATGCAATCATCGGCGTGACTTCTGGATTTAAAAAAGAATTACGTCTAGTTGGTGTAGGTTATCGTGCAGCATTAAAGGGTAATATCTTAAACTTACAATTAGGATATTCACACCCAATCGATTTAGAAATTCCAAAAGACTTAAAAGTCGATGTTCAAAAGAACACTGAAATTACAGTAAGTGGAATTGATAAACAAAAAGTTGGTGAATTTGCCATCCAAATTCGTAAATGAAGAATGCCAGAACCTTATAAAGGTAAAGGTGTATTGTACCTTAACGAACAAATTATTCGTAAAGCTGGTAAGACCGCAGAAGGGAAGAAATAA
- the rplR gene encoding 50S ribosomal protein L18: MKQVNMNRSQRRKMRHKRVIKKVRKIDNNRPVMIVVKSNAHISAQVWDFTTNKIIASSSSVSLDLANGNKENAAKVGADIAKKLLDKKIEEITFDHGGSKYHGRIASLADAARKAGLKF; encoded by the coding sequence ATGAAACAAGTTAATATGAACCGAAGCCAAAGACGTAAAATGCGTCATAAACGAGTGATTAAAAAGGTTCGTAAAATTGATAATAATCGCCCAGTGATGATTGTTGTGAAATCAAACGCTCATATTTCAGCACAAGTATGAGACTTCACTACTAACAAAATCATTGCTTCAAGCTCTTCTGTTAGCTTAGATTTAGCAAATGGTAATAAAGAAAACGCAGCAAAAGTTGGTGCAGATATTGCTAAGAAATTGCTTGATAAAAAGATTGAAGAAATCACTTTTGACCACGGTGGTTCTAAATATCACGGAAGAATTGCATCATTAGCTGATGCTGCAAGAAAAGCTGGTTTAAAATTCTAG
- the rpsE gene encoding 30S ribosomal protein S5, protein MEDIKQNKKPNANNNSAEAKKPSANQANNRSNNRNNQNNRKNNSKNSDERNKRRNDKRTKNEFEEKIVKISRISKTTKGGRTMRFSALVVVGDRKGRVGFGIAKALEVPNAIKKALKMAENNVQKIAINKHGTLFHDVLGRSGAAKVLIKPAPSGTGIIAGGPIRAVVELAGFSDVYTKNMGKNTPINMVRATMDGITSQYTPKQIAKLRGKSLKDL, encoded by the coding sequence ATGGAAGATATCAAACAAAATAAAAAACCAAACGCTAACAATAATAGTGCTGAAGCTAAAAAACCTAGCGCTAATCAAGCAAACAATCGTTCTAATAACCGTAACAACCAAAACAATCGTAAGAATAATTCAAAAAATTCTGACGAACGTAACAAACGCAGAAACGATAAGAGAACTAAAAACGAATTCGAAGAAAAAATCGTAAAGATTTCAAGAATTTCAAAAACCACTAAAGGTGGTCGTACAATGCGTTTCAGTGCCTTAGTTGTTGTGGGTGACCGTAAGGGAAGAGTTGGTTTTGGAATTGCCAAAGCACTCGAAGTTCCTAACGCCATTAAAAAAGCGTTAAAAATGGCAGAAAACAACGTTCAAAAAATCGCGATCAACAAACACGGTACATTATTCCATGATGTATTAGGTCGTTCAGGTGCTGCTAAAGTATTAATTAAACCAGCTCCTTCAGGTACTGGAATTATTGCTGGTGGTCCAATCCGTGCTGTGGTTGAACTTGCTGGTTTTAGTGATGTATATACTAAAAACATGGGTAAAAACACACCAATCAACATGGTGCGCGCAACTATGGATGGAATTACATCACAATACACACCTAAACAAATTGCCAAATTACGAGGCAAATCTCTAAAAGATCTATAA
- the rplO gene encoding 50S ribosomal protein L15 has protein sequence MKLHELKSTPKSRNHKAKVVGRGHGSGLGKTSGRGQKGQKARKSGHTRPGFEGGQTPLYRRLPKFGFKTVGFRKQTLSVSLDVLERLKETSINREVLVKYGIISSKTNEPVKIIGNKIDKKIDVKINKISEGAKKAIQAAGGSVELI, from the coding sequence ATGAAATTACATGAATTAAAAAGTACTCCCAAATCAAGAAACCACAAAGCTAAAGTTGTAGGACGTGGTCATGGTTCTGGTTTAGGTAAAACTTCAGGTCGTGGTCAAAAAGGGCAAAAGGCACGTAAATCAGGTCACACTCGCCCTGGATTTGAAGGTGGTCAAACTCCTTTATACAGACGTTTACCAAAATTTGGTTTTAAAACTGTAGGTTTTAGAAAACAAACTTTATCAGTTTCACTAGACGTTCTTGAAAGATTAAAAGAAACATCAATCAACCGTGAAGTTTTAGTAAAATATGGCATCATTAGTTCAAAAACTAATGAACCAGTAAAAATCATCGGAAATAAGATTGATAAAAAAATTGATGTTAAAATCAATAAAATTTCAGAAGGTGCCAAAAAAGCAATTCAAGCAGCTGGTGGCAGCGTTGAACTAATTTAA
- the secY gene encoding preprotein translocase subunit SecY yields MAKTNSKNLLGQKIIKLCKNRDFVISVFVTLFLILLFRVISVIPLPGITIQQHDNANAGVSDFFDLFNLLGGGGLSQLSLFAVGISPYISAQIIMQLLSTDLIPPLSKLAKTGELGRRRIELITRFVTLPFAVIQAFAIIALINNQQNGQIKFDNNDALHQAFYIITMTAGTYISIFIGDIISKKGVGNGITLLILSGILARLPDGFIVMYRVLGGVIITSTPMLTAAINFSLYFIAFLVLLLAVTFVNSSTRKIPIQQTGEGMILDSEKLPFLPIKLNAAGVIPVIFASSIMSIPITIAEFQPQSEGRWFVEDYLSLRTPVGISIYVLLIIIFTFFYSYIQINPEQIAQNFNKSHKFIPGVRPGIDTEKHITKVLMRINFIGAPFLAIIAVIPYIISLLLHVPTTLSLGGTGIIIMVSASMELYRSLRSAATTTSYQRLRKDIANRIETELSLNDYANKPNQQHDQYGLNMQEDKTNAQKKEKDDSLEVSQLW; encoded by the coding sequence ATGGCAAAAACTAATTCAAAAAATCTTTTAGGTCAAAAAATTATTAAGTTATGCAAAAACAGGGATTTTGTAATCTCTGTTTTTGTCACATTATTCTTGATTTTGTTGTTCAGAGTGATCAGTGTAATTCCACTACCTGGAATTACCATCCAACAACACGATAATGCTAACGCAGGAGTAAGTGACTTTTTTGATCTATTTAACTTATTAGGTGGTGGTGGATTAAGTCAACTTTCACTATTTGCAGTTGGGATATCACCATATATTTCAGCACAAATTATCATGCAGTTGTTATCAACTGATTTAATCCCTCCGCTTAGTAAATTAGCAAAAACAGGTGAGCTAGGAAGAAGACGCATCGAGTTAATTACGCGTTTTGTAACTCTTCCGTTTGCAGTGATTCAAGCTTTTGCAATTATTGCTTTAATCAATAACCAACAAAATGGTCAAATTAAGTTTGATAATAATGATGCTTTACACCAAGCGTTTTATATCATTACCATGACCGCAGGAACATATATCTCAATTTTCATTGGGGATATTATTTCTAAAAAAGGTGTTGGTAACGGGATTACATTATTAATTCTGTCAGGGATCTTAGCAAGATTACCAGATGGTTTTATCGTAATGTATCGTGTGCTAGGTGGGGTGATTATCACTTCAACACCAATGCTAACAGCAGCAATTAACTTCAGCTTATACTTCATTGCGTTCTTGGTATTGTTATTAGCAGTTACTTTTGTCAATTCATCAACAAGAAAAATTCCAATCCAACAAACTGGTGAAGGAATGATCTTAGATTCTGAAAAACTGCCATTCTTGCCAATTAAGCTCAATGCAGCTGGGGTTATTCCGGTAATTTTTGCCTCTTCGATTATGTCAATTCCGATCACAATCGCAGAGTTCCAACCACAATCAGAAGGTCGTTGATTTGTTGAAGATTATTTATCATTAAGAACACCTGTGGGAATTAGTATTTATGTTTTATTAATTATTATCTTCACATTCTTTTATAGTTATATTCAAATCAACCCTGAACAAATTGCTCAAAACTTTAATAAGTCACACAAATTCATTCCAGGGGTTCGTCCAGGAATTGATACTGAAAAACACATTACTAAAGTTTTAATGCGCATTAACTTTATTGGTGCACCATTCTTAGCAATTATTGCTGTAATTCCTTATATTATTTCATTATTACTCCACGTGCCAACAACACTGTCATTGGGTGGAACAGGAATTATCATTATGGTATCAGCAAGTATGGAGTTATACCGTTCATTGCGTTCAGCAGCAACAACCACTTCATACCAAAGATTACGCAAAGATATTGCCAACAGAATTGAAACTGAACTATCATTGAATGATTATGCCAACAAGCCAAATCAACAACATGATCAGTATGGTTTAAATATGCAAGAAGATAAAACTAATGCACAAAAGAAAGAAAAAGATGATTCATTAGAGGTTAGCCAACTTTGATAA
- a CDS encoding nucleoside monophosphate kinase gives MIRLIFLGAPGTGKGTISSHLKENYQFFHISSGDLFRFYTTNGSQLGEEIKSYINNGLYVPDELTNKLVQDFYQNNQNQEKIIFDGYPRTLNQCHYLEDVVGITHVILLEPSNWDYIINRLSSRRSCPNCKRIYNISSENFKPKVDNQCDVCHIELLHRKDDEAGVIKKRIEVYNAETKAVIDYYKNKNLLHTIDANKDFEELYQAVLDIVSK, from the coding sequence TTGATAAGATTAATATTTCTAGGAGCACCAGGAACAGGAAAGGGAACAATCTCTTCACACCTAAAAGAAAATTATCAATTCTTTCACATCTCAAGTGGAGACTTGTTCAGATTTTATACAACCAATGGTTCACAATTAGGTGAAGAAATTAAAAGTTATATCAACAATGGTTTATATGTTCCAGATGAACTAACTAATAAATTGGTGCAAGATTTTTATCAAAATAATCAAAATCAAGAAAAGATTATTTTTGATGGATACCCAAGAACATTAAACCAATGTCATTATTTAGAAGATGTTGTTGGTATCACGCACGTTATCTTATTAGAACCATCAAATTGGGATTATATTATTAACCGTTTAAGTTCAAGACGATCATGTCCAAACTGCAAGCGTATTTATAATATTAGTTCTGAAAACTTCAAACCAAAGGTTGATAATCAATGCGATGTTTGTCATATTGAATTATTACACCGTAAGGATGATGAAGCTGGCGTTATTAAAAAACGTATTGAAGTTTATAATGCCGAAACCAAAGCTGTAATTGATTATTATAAGAATAAAAACCTATTACATACAATTGATGCTAATAAGGATTTTGAAGAACTTTATCAAGCAGTTTTAGATATTGTTAGTAAATAA
- the map gene encoding type I methionyl aminopeptidase: MIYLKNQEEIDKIKKACEIYKQIVQEFTYEKIANKSLKTIDLMLKDFVESKNANNCYHGYLGFKGYHCLSLNQTIIHGIATDEIFGAKDKLSIDIGIELDNYYCDSAFTILGPEVNQRQKMLSEATLNCIFEVVKKIVPNQTTTGDIGYWTEQYAKKFNYQVIRDFGGHGCGIKIHEDPLVLNFGTPNKGTKLKPGMIICIEPMFFEKNNQYYIDPADQWSVKPINKNQFVCHWEHMVLITEDGAQILTI; encoded by the coding sequence ATGATTTACTTAAAAAACCAAGAAGAAATAGATAAAATCAAAAAAGCATGCGAAATTTATAAGCAAATTGTTCAAGAATTTACTTATGAAAAAATTGCTAATAAATCACTTAAAACAATTGATTTAATGCTAAAAGATTTTGTTGAATCAAAAAATGCCAACAACTGTTATCATGGTTATTTAGGTTTTAAGGGTTATCATTGTTTATCTTTAAACCAAACAATTATTCATGGAATAGCCACTGATGAAATTTTTGGTGCAAAAGATAAATTATCAATTGATATTGGAATTGAATTAGATAACTATTATTGTGATTCAGCTTTTACCATCCTTGGTCCAGAAGTAAATCAAAGACAAAAAATGTTGTCAGAAGCAACATTAAACTGTATCTTTGAAGTTGTTAAAAAAATTGTTCCTAACCAAACAACCACTGGTGATATTGGTTATTGAACTGAACAGTATGCCAAGAAATTTAATTATCAAGTAATTCGTGATTTTGGTGGTCATGGTTGTGGGATAAAAATTCACGAAGATCCATTAGTATTAAATTTTGGTACACCAAACAAAGGTACAAAATTAAAACCAGGAATGATCATTTGTATTGAACCAATGTTTTTTGAAAAAAACAATCAATACTACATCGATCCAGCCGATCAATGATCAGTTAAACCAATAAATAAAAACCAATTTGTTTGTCACTGAGAACACATGGTTTTAATCACAGAAGATGGCGCACAAATTCTTACTATATAA
- a CDS encoding L-lactate dehydrogenase, whose translation MKKIGVIGCGFVGSTYIHALLEEGVQAEFVLVDKNASLAEGHVKDLRDCKALKTYNGSTFTYGSYEELKDADVVAITASIPTVPTADGQMFTDRLQLMTSNIKILYEIGTELKKVGFKGLSIIPTNPCDVMAGAYQKITGFDPHKIISTGCLLETARTRKMTAELLGVNTESVEGFVIGEHGSGAVVPWSIFRVGNVPVSQLIEEKKLSEKDVKEIFPKVVKEAFEIIKYKKATYYGIAESMSLITRAYIYDMNIILGVGVQLDKEYLAPGIYFTVPAIVGECGWKLHSKLKLTKEEQEAFDKSALNIKKVTEEALAIVGIK comes from the coding sequence ATGAAAAAAATTGGTGTAATTGGATGTGGGTTCGTCGGATCTACATACATTCACGCATTACTAGAAGAAGGAGTTCAAGCTGAATTTGTTTTAGTTGATAAAAATGCGTCATTAGCAGAAGGACACGTTAAAGACTTACGTGACTGCAAAGCTTTAAAAACTTACAATGGTTCTACATTTACATATGGATCATACGAAGAACTTAAAGATGCAGATGTAGTGGCAATTACAGCTTCAATTCCAACTGTTCCAACAGCAGATGGTCAAATGTTTACTGACCGTTTACAATTAATGACTTCTAATATCAAAATTCTTTATGAAATCGGAACAGAATTAAAGAAAGTTGGTTTCAAAGGATTAAGCATTATTCCAACTAACCCATGTGACGTAATGGCTGGTGCTTACCAAAAAATTACAGGATTTGATCCACACAAAATCATTTCAACAGGTTGTTTATTAGAAACAGCTCGTACTAGAAAAATGACAGCTGAATTACTAGGTGTAAACACTGAATCAGTTGAAGGATTTGTTATTGGTGAACATGGTTCAGGTGCTGTTGTTCCTTGATCAATTTTCAGAGTTGGTAATGTTCCAGTTAGCCAATTAATTGAAGAAAAGAAACTTTCAGAAAAAGACGTTAAAGAAATCTTCCCTAAAGTTGTTAAAGAAGCTTTTGAAATTATTAAATACAAAAAAGCAACTTACTACGGTATTGCTGAATCAATGTCATTAATTACAAGAGCTTACATTTATGACATGAACATTATTTTAGGTGTTGGTGTTCAACTAGATAAAGAATACCTTGCTCCAGGTATTTACTTCACCGTTCCAGCGATCGTTGGTGAATGTGGTTGAAAACTTCACTCTAAACTAAAACTAACAAAAGAAGAACAAGAAGCCTTTGATAAGAGCGCTTTAAACATCAAGAAAGTAACTGAAGAAGCACTAGCTATTGTTGGTATTAAATAA